The following DNA comes from Capsicum annuum cultivar UCD-10X-F1 chromosome 7, UCD10Xv1.1, whole genome shotgun sequence.
ACCCCTTTAATTGGGAACTAAAAACTCTTAATCTATTAGAATCCTCAAGAAAGTAGTAACTTTACTTGCAAATCCCAGGACAAGTGTTGAAAATCAACAAAGGGTTCTCAAGCTCTTAAAGGAGACACAAAATATTCAATCTTCAAAAACTAGTGGTTCAACCCTAATAGATAACTATTTATACCAAGGGTtaaaagaagtgaagaaaaaCCAAATTGCCTATCATTTAAATTGCAAGTTAATTTAAATGGTAAACACTTAGTATATTAAATATCTTTAAGTCGTCCGTATTGGAACTTTCTAAAGATTCCATCTTCATCGATAAAGCTTGAAATGCTTGAAGGCCCTTAGCTTGACTTCTTGTGAAAGACCTTCTTGAAGTAGCGTCACTTTGAGGAACATCAAGAGAGCTTCAATTACATAAAGAAGGAAATCGGATCAATTGAAATTCGGCAACAATAgtccttccaatctactccaatTTCTACTAAAACTTCAACTGCTTCAATACGACATGAACTTTTTTAAACAATTTACTTGCAGAGATTCTGTCAACCTGCGACAGAATAAATTTGACAGAGGAGGATGATAGATGATTAGTGAACACTAGTGGTGAGTTGCCTGTTATAGTAATGGAAGATCCAAATGTTAACTGCACCACTGAAGTTTGTAATCAACTTTTACATAGTGAATATGGAAATTGTGGGGAAATTTGGGAAGTTGAAGAAGTCGAACCAATTGTGGTTCAACATCAAGGTGATCATCAAGACAAAGAAGTGGATACACCAATTTGGGTCCGTTAATATTTGATCAAATTACGCAAGCTATTCAGAGTCTATTTCTAGGGGCATGAATAAGCCATGGGACTTCTCATGCAGATTGATAGCAGTGGATATGCAAGGAGAATAGAGACAGAGATTAATATCAAAAAAAGCAGGGACACAAGAGCTGAAGGGACTGGTCTCTTTTGATGTTAAATTCGAAGATAGTGGAAGTAGGATTAGGGGAAGGCTTTGCCTTTAATTTATCAATGAAGATCAAATTAGTCACGTGGACATATGAGGGGATTAAACAACATAGACAAGAGAAGATTAGTGAAGAATTCTCTACTAGCCTGGGGTGCAGACATCATATGTTTGCAAGAAACTACACTTGAGGGGATGTAGAAGACATTGTTAAGCAAATTTGCGGAGGTAGATGGACAAGTTTTGCCTATCTTGAGGCCAACAGAACTAGGGGTAGAATCATAATGGTATGGGATAGAAGAATATGGAAAGAGGAGGTATTTCGGATTGGGATTCATATTTTGACCTGTAAATTTGAAGGTCAGTTGCAGGATTTCAGATGCCATATCACAAGTGTATATGCTCCAAACTGTCACTCTAAAAGAAGGGAAGTTTGGGAGGAAGTAAGTGTTGTAAGGGGCTTGATGGAGGGTCCATGGGCAATTTGTGTCAGATTTCCTACAGAAAAGAGGAATTGCAAAAATTCTCAAACTTCATAGAAGACATGAATGTTATTGATCTTCTACTTTGAAGATTGTCCAATAACTGTGGAAGAAAAGGATCAATTGCGAGCAAATTTGAAGAACAAGAAGTCCTGAATGTTTGAAAATGTGTGCCATTGATAAGGCACCAGGCTTGGGTTCACATAAGGTTCTTTATTAAATGATGGGAGGTGCTCAAACAAGACATCATGGGGGTATTCCACAATTTCCATTCTCATGCTTGCTTTCTTTGAAAAGGAGTTTTAATGCAGCTTACAATGCTTTGATTCCTAAGAAGAAAGGTGCAAAGGAGTTTAGGGACTACAGGCCAATAAGTCTCATCATAAGCATCTATAAGATTATTGCAAAAATACTTGCTGAGAGATTGAAAAAGGTAATGGAAAAGTTGGTAGACTCACAACAGATGACATTCATTAAAGGAAGGCAAATTATGGATGCTATTCTTATAGCCAACGAAGCGGTGGACTCAAGACAGAAACACAAGAAACCTGGTGTTCTTTGTAAGCTAGATATTGAGAAAGCATATGACCATGTAAATTGGAATTTCttactaagcatgttacaacaAATGGGCTTTGGAGCGAACTGGATCAAGTGGATAAATATTTTGTGTTTCTACTGTCAGATTCTCACTCATCATTAATGGTTCCCCGAAAAGTCTTTTCCAAGCTCAAAGAGGTCAAAGAGGTCTCAGGCAGGGTGATCCCTTATCCCTTTTTTTGCTTATAATTGCCACGGAAGGGCTAAACAACATGATCAATCTTAACAGGTGGATTAAGGGCTTTGAGGTAGCCATGAATGGTCATGATAGTCATGAGATTACACACACCTTGATAGTCTGTGATGCAGATGTGGAGCAATTGAGAATTCTAAGAATTATTTTAGTCCTTTTTGAAGGTATTTTTGGGCTGCATATTAATGGGAGAAAGAGTCATCTTTTCCCAATTAGTGAAGTAACAAACACGGAGGCTTTAGCAATGATTCTAGGGGGAGAAGTAGGGGCTCTCCCTACTACTTATCTTGGCATGCCATTGGGGGCAAAATCAAAATCTATGTATGGGGATCTGGAACAATGTATAATGTCATAGAGAAATGTGAAAAAAAGCTTTCAAGATGGAAGTGTCAATACTTGTCATTTGCTGGGAGACTCACTCTGATTAAGTCAGTCCTAGATAACTCTATGCTGACTTATATGATGTCCCCTTTTCCCATTCCAGTGGGAGTCACTCAAAGACTGGACAACATTAGTAGCTCAATCTGCTTAAGCTGTGAATCAATGGCTTTTAATAACGTTGCTATCTAAGTTGAGAAGCAAGCTAAGCTCCTGTCCTTTTATGGTGAGTCCGTTGATTCATATCAAATCACTGAAGTATCTAGTAGTCACCTTACACAAGCATTTTGGAATACAACATGTTTGGAGGCAAacattttttttccaatttattaGATCTTTCTGGCTAGACTCATAGTTTTCTCATAAGAGATTATTGATGTCCAGTCCTCATAGATAAGCATAGCAAAAATTATTATGAGGCTCTTCTTATATTCACAATATGAAAGGGAAACttccttaattattattatcttaaGATATGTTCTAGCATTGTTTCtagaaattttatgttttagtaaACTTTTGGAAGACCAAAATTTGTTGCCTCTTTGTCGATAATTATGTTTGGCATTCTCTATTAGAAGTAAAAAATTTGTACAGGATATTTTTTCGACCACGTCCAAAAACCTCTTACTTAATGAGCATAGTGCTAGGCGGAAAAAAAGGACGAATCTTCACCTTCACTTgctcttttttcctctcaactgcCATCTAGTCTCTCTTGCTAAATCACAACTTTTTCTTAATCAGTAAGCATTAAGATTAAAGAACACAAGCTCATAGCCTTGTTTCTTCATCCTCACCTTTtcgtctttattttttattttttatttaattaattatctatCCTTTGAAGTATGGGGAGGTCTTAAACATTTTTAATCAGCTCCATTGAGTTTTGTTAAAATGAAGAGGAAGTCTCAGTATTGCTCCAAGTTTACAGACCTGCTATTTAAATAATCGTTATAAAGTCCCATGTCGGTTTTAGTGGATGGGTGAGCCTcctatggtcttgggcaatccatTGCTTAACAAGGTACCAGAGCAGGTAGAGGTTTCGAGTTCGAGTCTCAACGTCTCCCATTATTAAAATGAATGTACGCATGCTTGACTCATATATAGAATCAAGCCTGCGCATGAGGGGGCGTGTTGAAAACATTTTTAAGTATATAAAAGTTGCTCTCTCTAATAGGTTAAGTTTAGATAAGATGGTTACATACTTTAACAAGAATAAAAACATTTCTGAAATTGTGTTGTTCCGGGGTTGATCTTTGAACTATTCATATCATATCTCCTTCTCTTTTTACAGTGAAGTTCGTGTTGAGGGCCTTGAGACACTTGATTATCTTGAGAATAAGGAGAGATTCACTGAGCAAGGCGATGCAATTACTTTTGAGTCTGAAGTGAGCATCTTATCAGCTGATGGTTCAACTATTTCCTTTCATTGCTTTAGTACATATGATTAATCTCTTGTGATGTTTGTGCCATGTTCTTTAGGTGGATAAAATATATCTCAGTACTCCCACAAAAATTGCCATCTTGGATCATGAAAAGAAACGAACATTTGTTATTCGTAAGGATGGGTTACCAGATGCAGGTAATTGGCAATCTTTGTAGCTTTCCTGCTGGTAATCAATCGGTTTCATTTATTCTCAGAGTAAAATGGTTTACCGACTGCATTCTTATTGGTTGTTATAAGAGAAAAATCATTCTTTTGTCCTGCTTATGGATTAGGGAACTTGATTATGTACGAGCTCATTTTCATCCATGTCAGTCTTAGTGAAAGAATCACTGTTTCTTGCTTCATAAGAATATGAGCTTGATCTTCTAGGTTTCTTTTCCTCTCATGCCACTCTTCAGTATATGTTGAATAAATTGTTCAGGCATGTAGCAACAGGATATTTATAATGTGTGGTGGACTATCTATCAGTAATAAACTGTTGGTGGTGTTTGGATTTTGTTATGGAAAGTGCCTACTTGCTGTAATTTCTTCTTCCCAGTTGTGTGGAACCCTTGGGACAAGAAGGCAAAGTCAATGACTGATTTTGGAGATGAAGAGTACAAGCACATGCTGTGTGTTGAGGCTGCTGCAGTGGAAAAATCTGTCACTTTGAAACCTGGTGAAGAGTGGAGAGGAAGACAAGAACTTTCTGCTGTTCCTTCAAGTTATTGCAGTGGTCAGCTTGACCCAAAGAAAGTTCTCCTTGGCAGCTGAGAAAAGCTATTTACTGGTTTATTGTGTACAGGTACGTTGCTGATTCAATATATAGCGCTAGTTATGAAGTGAAGTACACAATCACAAAAAACTTCATTCAACAGTTCAAAGTATGAAATCAGATTATGGGCCTTTTCCTTGGTTTGTGTTTGGCTGCGTAGGGGGCACtaacttgtttttcttttagaggGGTCGGTTGGTTGGGTTTGTGGGGGGGGGAGCCGAAGAGTTGATTTGCTGATTTTAAGGGTCTCAATGTAAAGTTTTTTTGGTGAGGTAACTTATATTGGAAGTGCAACAAAACTGTGTCGGACCCAATTTATTGATGAGTGATGTGTTCTTAACAGAGTTGAAAGGGAAACAGTTTGTATGAGATCTACAGGATATTTATTCCTTTTGATGATCTGTGTTAATATCTTGTAAATTGACCATAAGCTCTGCTATTTTTGTTAACCTGTCTGTAAACCGCCGTCAGTAGCTTCCCCTTTACCTTATATTATAGCTGTTCATATTGTTATGAGGTTGACAGTAATTGAGAGATATTATTAGAGTGCCATTCCCAATTAACATCATTACCTCAGTTTCTCTAGTGGTTCTAGAGTGAGCAGGCTACGTATCTTCCAGTTCCAGTCCTAGTTCTTTCAGTGACGTAATGCATGAGGCTGATGTGGAAGTGAAACTTGATACATAGGTCATACAAAATAGAGGAAGTTACATAGGTCATCCAAAAGAGAGGAAGTTTCAACTATctttttaattaaacaaaacGGTACTGATTTTCATTGAAAAGCACTTGACTCAACTACATATTCAGAATCTTCAAAATTCTGAAGCAAACCATAGAAAAAACATCACATTATATTCTAATAACCAAACAGAAAAAGTTTTAAGTATCCAAGAGAAGGGGAGATTGAGGATGATGTCACTCATCGTATTTGATACGAGAGCAAACTAGAAAGATGGAAAAAAACACGAAAACCAAGGAAAACACTAAAACAAAGGAAACAAGATAGAAAACGaaagtaaaaggatagatagaatgACACAAGTGAAGGAACGTAGGCAAACCACAATATACCAAATTGAGGCCCTCAAACGTAATCCAACTACAAGCACCAATTCTCTTATGAAGACCACGAGTGAAACTAATCCACTCGCAACCTACGTTTCTGTCACGACtcaaaccaaggcctggccgtgacgggtttCTTAAGTCTGccgaggaccggagaccaccccttgcctagccaaatagaacacaatacaactagcaaCGGATGGgtttcgaacatataacatgatagagCTGAGCTCcgaacacataacaagatagagctgagttccgaacatataacaagatagttaaGCAACTAGCTCAGAATGGAATCTAAGAatttcaacaaccatcccaatccatagtaatccgCAAAGCCTCTAATAACCAAGAACAACCTAAGACAGGACATATCCCCGACCATGGCTAAAATTAGTCCAAAAGGAACAgtctaaaacataaatgaaacaagaccatgaaatgagggtTTTTTTGGAGAATGGAAGCGCACCACTTCAAATATGACTCTCGAACAATCCAGAAATCACCTATCACTGCGCAGGAAAAGCAGAAGTATCTTCGAACCCTGCTtcgtgtggggatacagcgtCCGGGgacggttagcggggtgagcgctagcatgtaactcagggaagggataaagtaatgccatgatcaaatcagttcaaaaccatttaaagccaatgcacacaatcatatacatatatgtatataatatgtcGGGATTGAGAATGAGGTTTAGCACGAGAGTTAAAACAttagcttggattgtgtagcATCGACCATAAgaaaaaggcacccacgggctatatgggtccggctCCCCCTCCGGaagggcccagtgcgtgttagctgcacgaaccggaggtatcaaggaagactagggaatgccccgaccccaTGTCAATCCaagataaaatatatgtataaagtgTGACACATGCACACGGTCATTAAGACTAACCCCTACGCGGGCAAACTCGGATTTCCAGTAGGTCCTACCAGTATGTCCCTCAGGACCTCTACCTTCACGGTCagctacacaatcccctttaagcccaattaaaacagtttacacattcccattcattaaccaagaatcaTTCATTACGGCATATACCATTAGTATCGCCATACCAATTACGATTGCAAGCTAATATTCATTATGCCATTTCAATTATTCATCACCTTGGCGAATGCCCGACCCCCGTGATTTATCAAGCCAAATTTGGGGTAATGCCTCGACCCTCGTAGTTTATaaaaatcaacttgggggaatgcctcaacccttgtagtttataattaattcaacacatggccaacaaggctttctaaaatcatttttttatccgtttaaccatttatgcaatgcaatagtttagagAAACAAGCCAAATCATGAGATTATCCATATTTCTaagccaattatgcaagtgggttgaagttacacaatttccaaaatcaattccaaattccaaatcatcaatttgggggagTGCGAGGACCCCCATTCCatttaccatgcccatgcaccccatGAGTTTCAAAGCCATCAATTAAGCATAAACAATTGcatataaaccatggaaaaaccatttaaacaataacCTTTCGaatccctcaacccaaattccaaTTCCAAAACCAACAATTAATCACATGAAAAACAAGTGTAAACACACGcctttaacaaaaataaattttagggaagagatacatgcctgagatATTAAAAGTTATGGAGGAGAAACCAATCTTAGAGCCCTCGgtgatcaaccttgagaaaccctagttgttcttaCCCTTGTggatttgagagagtaaagagtaGTGTTTATGATTgttaaatgttgaaaataggatCCCCAATGTGTTTTA
Coding sequences within:
- the LOC107877951 gene encoding putative glucose-6-phosphate 1-epimerase isoform X2, with protein sequence MTSSTSEKPLVELTKGVNGLEKVVLREVRGSSAEVYLYGGQVTSWKNDHREELLFVSSKAIFKPPKAIRGGIPICFPQFANRGSLESHGFARNRFWSIDKDPPPFPAATSSRAFVDLILKPSEEDLKIWPHSEVRVEGLETLDYLENKERFTEQGDAITFESEVDKIYLSTPTKIAILDHEKKRTFVIRKDGLPDAVVWNPWDKKAKSMTDFGDEEYKHMLCVEAAAVEKSVTLKPGEEWRGRQELSAVPSSYCSGQLDPKKVLLGS